In Hyphomicrobiales bacterium, a single window of DNA contains:
- a CDS encoding PstS family phosphate ABC transporter substrate-binding protein, protein MTRLLFAVSALAIAASPAFARDQIRIVGSSTVYPFTTAVAEAFGKSSGMKTPVVESTGTGGGFKLFCEGAGEDTPDFTNASRPIKKSEFEACQKNGVTDIVEVKVGFDGLTVATAAGAPDVALTKQQLFMALAKQVPDKEGKLVDNPYKMWNEIDPSLPATKIEVLGPPPTSGTRDSFAELVLEKGADTFESLAALKKSDAKAFETVWKSIRTDGAYVEAGENDNLIVQKLEANPDAFGIFGFSFLEENEGKIKAVKVEGQVPTFETIASGDYKVARPLFVYVKKQHVGEVLGMAEFLAEYTSAKAMGDEGYLADKGLIPLPAEEAATSANTVKDLTALTADKVM, encoded by the coding sequence ATGACACGACTTCTCTTCGCCGTTTCGGCGCTCGCCATCGCAGCATCACCGGCATTCGCCCGCGACCAGATCCGCATCGTCGGCTCGTCGACGGTCTATCCCTTCACCACTGCCGTCGCCGAGGCCTTCGGCAAGTCCTCGGGCATGAAGACGCCGGTCGTCGAGTCCACGGGAACGGGCGGCGGCTTCAAGCTGTTCTGCGAAGGCGCAGGCGAAGACACGCCGGATTTCACCAATGCCTCGCGTCCCATCAAGAAGTCCGAATTCGAAGCCTGCCAAAAGAACGGCGTCACCGACATCGTGGAAGTGAAGGTCGGCTTTGACGGTCTCACCGTTGCCACTGCCGCCGGCGCTCCCGACGTTGCGCTGACCAAGCAGCAGCTCTTCATGGCGTTGGCCAAGCAGGTGCCGGACAAGGAAGGCAAGCTGGTCGACAACCCCTACAAGATGTGGAACGAGATTGATCCGTCTCTGCCCGCCACGAAGATCGAAGTACTTGGCCCGCCGCCCACGTCGGGCACGCGCGATTCATTCGCCGAACTCGTGCTGGAAAAGGGCGCCGACACGTTTGAAAGCCTCGCCGCTCTCAAGAAGTCTGACGCCAAGGCGTTTGAAACGGTGTGGAAGTCCATCCGCACCGACGGCGCCTATGTGGAAGCAGGCGAGAACGACAACCTGATCGTCCAGAAGCTCGAAGCCAATCCCGATGCCTTCGGCATCTTCGGCTTTTCGTTCCTGGAAGAAAACGAAGGCAAGATCAAAGCCGTGAAGGTGGAAGGCCAGGTCCCCACGTTCGAGACCATTGCCTCGGGCGACTACAAGGTTGCGCGTCCGCTCTTCGTCTACGTGAAGAAGCAGCACGTGGGCGAGGTGCTCGGCATGGCCGAATTCCTCGCCGAATACACCTCGGCCAAGGCCATGGGCGATGAAGGCTACCTTGCCGACAAGGGCCTGATCCCGCTGCCGGCCGAAGAGGCCGCAACCTCTGCCAACACGGTCAAGGACCTCACGGCCCTGACCGCCGACAAGGTGATGTAA
- a CDS encoding Gfo/Idh/MocA family oxidoreductase: MKSVLGIGIIGCGNISATYLELIPMFRNIAVVAVADINTEAAESRGADFNVPAQSVKALLANEAVDIVLNLTVPAVHFAVTKQALMAGKHVYSEKPLTLSMKDARALQALAARRKRHVAAAPDTFLGGSPQMIRKLVDEGAIGKVASGTAHILSPGMEHWHSNPDFFFKPGGGPILDMGPYYITSLVSLLGPVKRVAALAATPRRQRPISSVPRAGEMLKVTTPTTYHALLHFAQGATITLSASWDVFAHRHQPMELYGTEGAIFVPDPNFFGGDVVLAGQDGEARSVDLWDHPFTAPNWKDQEGNLWPNYRAAGIADMADGILHRRDIRCDISRTAHVVEVMTAIADSSRTGKFITLKSTCKRPKPLLPDDARALLK; the protein is encoded by the coding sequence ATGAAGTCTGTCCTGGGCATCGGCATCATCGGCTGCGGGAATATCTCCGCGACCTATCTCGAACTCATCCCCATGTTCCGCAACATCGCCGTTGTGGCGGTGGCGGACATCAACACGGAAGCGGCAGAATCCCGAGGTGCGGACTTCAACGTGCCGGCCCAGAGCGTGAAGGCGTTGCTGGCCAACGAGGCCGTGGACATCGTCCTCAATCTCACCGTGCCGGCCGTTCACTTCGCGGTGACGAAGCAGGCGTTGATGGCGGGCAAGCATGTCTATTCCGAAAAGCCCCTCACCCTGTCGATGAAGGACGCGCGCGCCTTGCAGGCCCTGGCCGCGCGGCGCAAGCGTCACGTGGCAGCGGCCCCCGATACCTTCCTCGGTGGCTCGCCGCAGATGATCCGCAAACTTGTGGATGAGGGCGCAATCGGAAAAGTTGCCTCCGGCACGGCGCATATCCTCTCGCCCGGCATGGAGCATTGGCATTCCAATCCGGATTTCTTCTTCAAGCCGGGTGGCGGCCCCATCCTGGACATGGGTCCCTATTACATCACCAGCCTGGTGAGCCTGCTGGGACCGGTGAAGCGGGTGGCCGCCCTCGCTGCAACACCACGCAGGCAGCGGCCCATTTCCTCCGTGCCCCGCGCCGGCGAGATGCTCAAGGTGACGACGCCCACGACGTATCATGCGCTGCTCCATTTCGCGCAAGGCGCCACCATCACGCTGTCGGCCTCGTGGGATGTGTTTGCGCACCGCCACCAGCCCATGGAACTCTACGGCACCGAAGGTGCGATCTTTGTGCCCGATCCAAACTTCTTCGGCGGTGACGTTGTGCTGGCAGGACAGGATGGCGAGGCCCGCAGCGTGGATCTGTGGGACCACCCCTTCACCGCACCGAACTGGAAGGACCAGGAAGGCAATCTCTGGCCCAACTACCGTGCCGCCGGCATTGCCGACATGGCGGATGGAATCCTCCATCGCCGTGACATTCGCTGCGACATCTCCCGCACGGCGCATGTGGTGGAGGTCATGACCGCCATCGCCGACTCGTCAAGGACTGGAAAGTTCATCACGCTGAAAAGCACCTGCAAGCGGCCGAAGCCGCTGCTTCCGGACGACGCCCGCGCACTTCTGAAGTGA
- a CDS encoding sugar phosphate isomerase/epimerase, with translation MSQRLSFQLYSARSFQPWRQVLIHLASCGYAEVEGFGDPAVYGDPERFRGLLQQNGLTMPTGHLFPLASLETGRKKLLHAMRTLGVHALYCPYVPPEEQPTSAAGWKAWGKRLAATAEWLRGEGIAFGWHNHDFEFVKLKDGSFPIERIFEGGPLLDWECDLAWVAFARQNPVKWLRDYGDRITAVHLKDNAPKGSHLDESGQTDVGAGTLKWPQIFAAIRHTRCRHLVVEHDNPKDFKTFAKRSYDFASKMGGLAT, from the coding sequence ATGAGCCAGCGCCTGTCATTTCAGCTCTATTCTGCCCGCAGTTTCCAACCTTGGCGGCAAGTGCTCATCCATCTCGCATCCTGCGGTTACGCCGAGGTCGAAGGCTTCGGAGATCCCGCCGTCTATGGGGACCCGGAGCGTTTTCGCGGCCTGTTGCAGCAGAACGGCCTGACCATGCCCACCGGCCACCTCTTTCCGCTTGCCTCTCTCGAAACAGGCCGGAAGAAACTGCTGCACGCCATGCGCACGCTGGGCGTCCATGCGCTGTATTGCCCCTATGTCCCGCCGGAAGAGCAGCCCACCTCCGCTGCCGGATGGAAAGCCTGGGGAAAGCGTCTTGCCGCCACGGCCGAATGGCTGCGCGGCGAGGGCATTGCCTTCGGCTGGCACAACCATGACTTTGAATTCGTGAAACTGAAGGACGGTTCGTTTCCCATCGAACGAATCTTCGAGGGCGGTCCATTGCTGGACTGGGAATGCGACCTGGCGTGGGTGGCCTTCGCTCGCCAGAACCCGGTGAAATGGCTGCGTGACTATGGCGACCGCATCACTGCCGTGCACCTGAAGGACAACGCGCCCAAGGGCAGCCATCTCGATGAGAGTGGCCAGACGGACGTGGGCGCAGGCACATTGAAATGGCCGCAGATCTTCGCCGCCATCCGCCACACGCGCTGCCGGCACCTGGTGGTGGAGCACGACAACCCGAAAGACTTCAAGACCTTCGCCAAACGGTCCTACGATTTTGCAAGCAAGATGGGAGGCCTCGCCACATGA
- a CDS encoding substrate-binding domain-containing protein codes for MSSLKDKRPTLRNLAAKLGLGVSTVSQALRDSPEIAAATRERVKKAATEAGYIPNRAGVRLRTGKTNILSLVLNPEDDGSGFFTNMIYGISDALAGSRYHLVVTPYSLHDPMEPIRFIAETHAADGIIISRTTPDDPRVSYLSAANIPFITHGRSELGISHCFYDFDNHAYVCEALRRLKLRGRRRVALFGPPPGLTYATHTLTGFRDGLQATAMEGHVVQDVHSDSASGLLQVAAKALAEVRNRPDGIICTSAREAIAVASGLRAGGMEMGRDYDLVAKPISELARLALPDLIGIEEDHRAAGRELARMLIAHIDGAPVSSLQMIAAPARA; via the coding sequence ATGTCGAGTTTGAAGGACAAGCGCCCCACGCTCCGCAATCTGGCGGCGAAGCTCGGCCTGGGGGTGTCCACCGTCAGCCAGGCCTTGCGTGACAGCCCGGAAATTGCCGCCGCCACCCGCGAACGGGTGAAAAAGGCTGCAACCGAAGCCGGCTACATTCCAAATCGCGCAGGCGTGCGGTTGCGCACCGGCAAGACCAACATCCTCAGCCTCGTGCTCAACCCGGAGGACGATGGCTCCGGCTTCTTCACCAACATGATCTACGGCATTTCCGATGCGCTGGCCGGATCCCGCTATCATCTGGTGGTGACCCCCTACTCGCTGCATGACCCCATGGAGCCCATCCGCTTCATCGCAGAGACCCATGCGGCTGATGGCATCATCATTTCGCGGACGACGCCGGATGATCCGCGTGTCAGCTACCTGAGTGCCGCCAACATTCCCTTCATCACCCATGGCCGCAGCGAGTTGGGCATCAGCCACTGCTTCTATGATTTCGACAACCATGCCTATGTCTGCGAAGCGCTGCGCCGCCTGAAACTGCGCGGGCGCCGCCGCGTGGCGCTGTTCGGGCCTCCGCCCGGACTGACTTATGCCACGCACACGCTCACGGGTTTCCGGGATGGTTTGCAAGCCACCGCCATGGAAGGCCATGTGGTGCAAGACGTGCATTCAGATTCCGCATCCGGACTGCTGCAAGTGGCGGCAAAGGCGCTGGCTGAGGTACGCAATCGTCCTGATGGCATCATATGCACATCGGCACGCGAGGCCATCGCCGTGGCCAGCGGCTTGCGGGCAGGCGGGATGGAGATGGGCCGCGACTACGATCTCGTGGCCAAGCCTATCTCGGAGTTGGCACGGCTCGCCCTCCCCGACCTGATCGGCATCGAGGAAGATCACCGCGCCGCCGGCCGCGAACTGGCCCGCATGCTGATCGCCCATATCGACGGGGCGCCCGTCTCGTCCCTGCAAATGATTGCGGCGCCTGCCAGGGCCTAG
- a CDS encoding ATP-binding protein, with the protein MASDLAFLSALPDGAMLLDVAGRVEAANARADDMLQVRLAGLNALNVLRLPAFSEAVEKCWQGGGEQTVEIEIRSAPPRLLEAHVARLGEDSRVLVVLRDLTREQQIERMRSDFVANASHEMRTPLTAILGTIETLQGPARDDAKARDRFFDTMLAQARRMKRLVDDLLTLSRIELNEHVRPDARVDLCNVAKQAKSNLAGLAKDIAVDVVVECRQHCIVAGDADELLQVAQNLIENALKYGNGGGKVEVTCDVTGGQCLLSVQDWGKGIAAVHLPRLTERFYRVSTQESRARGGTGLGLAIVKHIVSRHRGRLSITSAEGHGSTFTISIPPYISKS; encoded by the coding sequence ATGGCCAGCGACCTTGCCTTCCTCTCTGCCTTGCCCGATGGCGCGATGCTGCTGGATGTTGCGGGCCGTGTTGAGGCCGCCAATGCCCGGGCCGACGACATGCTGCAAGTGCGCCTCGCCGGGTTGAACGCCCTCAACGTGCTGCGCCTTCCGGCCTTCAGCGAAGCGGTGGAGAAATGCTGGCAAGGCGGCGGAGAGCAAACGGTGGAAATCGAAATCCGTTCCGCCCCGCCGCGCCTGCTGGAAGCCCACGTGGCGCGGTTGGGCGAGGATTCCCGCGTGCTGGTGGTGCTGCGCGATCTCACCCGCGAACAGCAGATCGAACGCATGCGCTCCGACTTCGTGGCCAACGCCTCGCACGAGATGCGCACGCCGCTCACGGCCATTCTCGGCACCATCGAAACCCTGCAGGGCCCGGCGCGTGACGATGCCAAGGCGCGCGACCGCTTCTTCGACACCATGCTGGCCCAGGCGCGGCGCATGAAGCGCCTGGTGGATGACTTGCTCACGCTCAGCCGCATTGAACTCAATGAACACGTGCGGCCCGATGCGCGCGTCGACCTGTGCAACGTCGCGAAGCAGGCGAAGTCAAACCTCGCAGGCCTGGCGAAGGACATCGCTGTTGATGTTGTGGTGGAGTGCAGGCAGCACTGCATCGTCGCTGGTGATGCGGATGAATTGTTGCAGGTGGCACAGAACCTGATCGAAAATGCGCTGAAGTACGGCAATGGCGGTGGCAAGGTGGAGGTGACCTGCGATGTGACGGGCGGCCAATGCCTGTTGAGCGTGCAGGACTGGGGCAAGGGAATCGCCGCGGTGCATCTGCCACGCCTGACCGAGCGCTTCTATCGCGTGAGCACACAGGAAAGCCGCGCCCGTGGCGGCACGGGATTGGGACTCGCCATCGTCAAGCACATCGTCTCTCGCCATCGCGGACGGCTCTCCATCACCTCCGCCGAGGGGCATGGCAGCACTTTCACGATTTCCATTCCGCCATATATTTCAAAGAGTTGA